From Drosophila virilis strain 15010-1051.87 chromosome X, Dvir_AGI_RSII-ME, whole genome shotgun sequence, the proteins below share one genomic window:
- the LOC6633599 gene encoding solute carrier family 53 member 1, translated as MKFAEHLSAHITPEWRKQYINYEEMKAMLYLAVEEAPSVDSVEDEVLKRHFANFDENFFHYCDKELKKINTFYSEKLAEATRKFATLNAELKSSIEESERTAKKSKGQKRHAALPDRKARELKLAFSEFYLSLILLQNYQNLNHTGFRKILKKHDKLLRVDSGAKWRQEYVEASHFFINKDIDNIINETETTVTGELEGGDRQRAMKRLRVPPLGEQQSPWTTFKVGLFSGSFIVLGIVVVLSAIFHDITGENLKVTFRLYRGPLLIIEFIFLIGVNIYGWRSSGVNHVLIFELDPRNHLSEQHLMELAAIFGVVWTLSMLSFLYSASLSIPAFINPLTLTLIMVIFLANPFHVLHHDARFWLLRITGRCLAAPFFHVGFADFWLGDQLNSLATAILDFEYLICFYFTNGNWSEAVDASICMEKDFIVRPIVNCLPAWFRFAQCLRRYRDTREAFPHLVNAGKYSTTFMVVIFATLKSFNSPNYASTFDNPYTWLWIVASIVSSCYSYTWDIKMDWGLFDKNAGENTFLREEVVYSSTGFYYFAILEDLALRFIWALSFYLTEMKIVSGDIMTSITGILEVFRRFVWNFFRLENEHLNNCGKFRAVRDISIAPLDSSDQTLILRMMDETDGVINRYTKTNRPKPKKIKDPEKRSLLHARGSLPDLSIDIDGSKKL; from the exons ATGAAGTTCGCGGAGCATCTGTCGGCGCACATAACGCCCGAATGGCGCAAGCAGTACATCAACTATGAG GAAATGAAGGCCATGCTTTATTTGGCCGTCGAGGAGGCACCCTCAGTGGACAGCGTGGAGGATGAGGTGCTTAAACGGCATTTCGCGAACTTCGATGAGAATTTCTTTCACTATTGCGACAAGGAGCTGAAAAAGATAAACACTTTCTATTCGGAAAAGTTGGCGGAGGCAACGCGTAAATTTGCTACACTCAATGCGGAGCTAAAGTCCAGCATTGAGGAGTCCGAACGCACCGCCAAGAAGTCCAAGGGCCAGAAAAGACACGCGGCTCTGCCGGATCGCAAGGCCCGCGAACTGAAACTGGCCTTCAGCGAGTTCTATTTGAGTCTTATTCTGCTGCAGAACTATCAGAATCTAAATCATACGGGTTTTCGTAAAATACTCAAAAAGCATGATAAG CTGCTGCGCGTGGACAGTGGCGCCAAGTGGCGTCAGGAATATGTGGAGGCTTCGCATTTCTTTATCAACAAAGACATCGACAACATTATCAATGAAACTGAGACGACGGTCACGGGAGAGCTGGAGGGCGGCGATCGACAGCGGGCAATGAAACGATTGCGTGTGCCGCCGCTGGGCGAACAGCAGAGCCCGTGGACAACATTCAAGGTGGGCCTCTTCTCCGGCAGCTTCATTGTGCTGGGCATTGTGGTGGTGCTGTCTGCGATATTTCACGACATAACCGGAGAGAATCTGAAGGTCACATTTCGCCTGTATCGCGGCCCATTGCTGATCATTGAGTTTATCTTTCTGATTGGCGTCAACATTTACGGCTGGCGTTCGTCTGGTGTTAATCATGTGCTTATTTTCGAGCTGGATCCGCGAAATCATCTGTCGGAGCAGCATCTCATGGAGTTGGCGGCCATATTTGGCGTCGTCTGGACACTGAGCATGCTGAGCTTTCTGTACAGCGCCAGCCTGAGCATACCGGCCTTTATTAATCCATTAACCTTGACGCTCATAATGGTGATATTTCTGGCCAATCCGTTTCATGTGCTGCATCATGATGCACGCTTTTGGCTGTTGCGCATCACGGGACGCTGCCTGGCGGCGCCGTTCTTTCATGTGGGCTTTGCCGATTTCTGGCTGGGCGATCAGCTGAATTCCCTGGCCACTGCCATTTTGGATTTTGAGTATCTCATATGCTTTTACTTTACCAATGGCAACTGGTCCGAGGCGGTGGATGCGTCCATATGCATGGAAAAGGATTTCATCGTGCGACCCATTGTCaattgcctgcctgcctggtTTCGTTTTGCGCAATGCCTGCGACGTTATCGCGACACCCGCGAAGCCTTTCCCCATCTGGTCAATGCGGGCAAATACTCAACAACCTTTATGGTGGTCATCTTCGCCACGCTGAAGAGCTTCAACAGTC CCAACTATGCGAGCACCTTTGATAATCCATACACTTGGCTGTGGATTGTGGCTTCCATAGTCTCGTCCTGCTATTCGTACACCTGGGATATTAAAATGGATTGGGGCTTGTTTGATAAGAATGCGGGCGAGAATACCTTCCTACGCGAGGAGGTTGTCTACTCGTCTACG GGCTTTTATTACTTTGCCATATTGGAGGATTTGGCGCTGCGTTTCATCTGGGCGCTGTCCTTCTATTTGactgaaatgaaaattgtgaGCGGCGATATAATGACCTCCATAACGGGCATTCTGGAAGTCTTTCG TCGCTTCGTTTGGAACTTTTTCCGCTTGGAGAACGAGCATCTGAACAATTGCGGTAAATTCCGTGCCGTGCGAGATATCTCAATAGCGCCGCTAGACTCATCTGATCAGACGCTTATATTGCGTATGATGGATGAGACGGATGGTGTGATCAATCGGTATACAAAAACGAACAGACCCAAGCCAAAGAAGATCAAGGATCCGGAGAAGCGTAGCCTGTTGCATGCACGCGGCTCGCTACCGGATCTGAGCATCGATATTGATGGCAGTAAAAAGCTTTAA
- the Ada3 gene encoding transcriptional adapter 3-A: MSTNVKNLKMGHFGGGGAGYSMSAGKLLANNNTNGTSGTGGGAGASGAGGSSSSSVSKSASHATADPDVFQTPSGVIIPLIRSRDVPKQLPTLTVALQRPADEHLAAEDLDAVQLELELMLSNVALRARVLKAEYDSLDKDEKRQDRRKFERMAPCSPPTNAGMLNGLLGLGANSVGNSSGIGSPAQATNSKRKLRDEPTGVRKKHSSMTIVKQQQQLQGSKHMAKNSPLAVHTDDSMDYVSLPTIQQQQQQQQQQSQQMILPKVAMPKNDMPNKFWLSVEPYCMPLTNEDLRLIDDLLEQYRGPLVPPVPTLGPHYSTVWAQEDMKTLQPGGARQKSQNASAMLKKADGMLEESITGPLTQRLVSALMDESLPSEQAAVGEHSNSSSNENTHSSTTSHAAGVAAAAGNFRSLAMLKHGVGIEQRLKKELVDSGLIDASEMAAHEDVDEVLLEIKRVTAEINSVAQFNSDELKRLRAAASEEIKRIELKRKLDTIDQEILECYKRMLQYRAKRKGHTSEEKQEILRLTSEQRALAEQLERMQLLGAGDGKL, encoded by the coding sequence ATGAGTACGAACGTTAAGAATCTAAAGATGGGCCActtcggcggcggcggcgctggcTACAGCATGTCAGCTGGCAAACTGCTTGCAAACAATAACACCAACGGCACCAGCGGGACAGGCGGCGGCGCAGGTGCGAGCGGCgctggcggcagcagcagcagcagcgttaGCAAATCAGCGTCCCATGCGACAGCCGATCCGGATGTCTTCCAAACGCCCAGCGGCGTAATAATACCGCTGATACGCAGCAGAGATGTGCCTAAGCAGCTGCCAACGCTGACCGTCGCACTGCAGCGTCCCGCGGACGAGCATTTGGCTGCAGAGGATCTGGATGCGGTgcaactggaactggagctaATGCTCTCGAATGTGGCGTTGCGTGCGCGCGTTTTAAAGGCTGAATACGATAGCTTGGACAAGGATGAGAAGCGTCAGGATCGTCGAAAATTTGAGCGCATGGCGCCCTGCTCACCGCCCACAAATGCGGGCATGCTGAATGGACTGCTGGGTCTGGGCGCCAACAGCgtcggcaacagcagcggcattGGCAGCCCAGCGCAAGCGACCAACTCCAAAAGGAAACTGCGTGACGAACCAACGGGCGTACGTAAAAAACACTCATCCATGACGATagtcaagcagcagcaacagctgcagggCTCCAAGCACATGGCCAAGAACAGTCCGCTGGCTGTGCACACGGACGACAGCATGGACTATGTATCGCTGCCCACcatccaacagcagcagcaacagcaacagcaacaatcacaACAGATGATACTGCCTAAGGTGGCGATGCCTAAAAACGATATGCCAAACAAGTTTTGGCTATCGGTTGAGCCTTATTGCATGCCACTGACCAATGAGGATTTGcgactgattgatgatctACTAGAGCAATATCGTGGACCATTAGTGCCGCCGGTGCCCACGCTGGGACCGCACTACTCCACAGTTTGGGCGCAGGAGGATATGAAGACGCTGCAACCGGGCGGTGCACGTCAGAAATCTCAAAATGCCAGCGCCATGCTGAAAAAAGCGGATGGTATGCTGGAGGAGAGCATAACGGGGCCGCTCACACAACGCCTCGTCTCGGCGTTAATGGACGAATCGCTGCCCAGCGAACAGGCGGCGGTTGGCGAGcacagcaatagcagcagcaacgaaaaCACACACTCCTCAACCACCAGCCATGCGGCCGGCGTCGCAGCTGCCGCGGGCAATTTTCGTTCGCTGGCCATGCTCAAGCACGGCGTGGGCATTGAGCAGCGACTGAAAAAGGAGCTGGTGGACAGCGGACTGATCGATGCCAGCGAAATGGCCGCCCACGAGGATGTGGACGAGGTGCTGCTGGAGATAAAGCGCGTCACCGCCGAAATAAATAGCGTGGCGCAATTCAACAGCGATGAGCTGAAACGATTGCGCGCCGCCGCCAGCGAGGAGATCAAACGCATCGAACTGAAACGTAAACTGGATACAATCGATCAGGAAATTCTCGAGTGCTACAAACGTATGCTGCAGTACCGGGCCAAGCGGAAGGGTCACACCAGCGAAGAGAAGCAGGAGATATTGCGTTTGACCAGCGAACAGCGCGCGCTCGCCGAGCAGCTGGAGCGCATGCAGTTACTGGGCGCCGGTGATGGAAAATTGTAG